The Pedobacter africanus genome has a window encoding:
- a CDS encoding S8 family peptidase, producing MKKTIGILACALMPFLGFAQNPQQDWHLKSKDTDKIYGTGVIKAYAELLKGKTPKTVVVAVLDGGIDTLHEDLKANLWRNINERPGDVDVDGNGYKGDVLGWNFLGGPTGQVTIEATEVQRIYFKYKSQFENVKNEQDLKKKDRKLYQQWLFAKKNLTKKDSVPPVDYRGQQVKDDYSNIKDRFYGNANLMGDPYFHGTHVAGIIGAERGNGKGMDGIADAVKLMGIRVVPNGDEYDKDVALGIRYAVDNGAQIVNMSFGKKISPDRKMVEDAIRYAEKKGVLLINAAGNDGVNVDSLPHYPTPFYMKGDKKFPNMITVGASGQTEAALIAPFSNYGDKTVDVFAPGVAIYATLPENKYQPLSGTSMATPVVAGIAALIKSYYPELTAKQLKQIIEETVTKIDFPVTKPKSKGQKVAMTELCKTGGIVNAYAALQMAEQMSKAN from the coding sequence ATGAAGAAAACGATAGGAATACTGGCTTGTGCGCTTATGCCATTTTTAGGTTTCGCACAAAATCCACAGCAAGACTGGCATTTAAAATCCAAAGACACAGATAAGATCTATGGTACAGGTGTGATCAAAGCTTATGCTGAACTGCTAAAGGGAAAAACACCTAAAACAGTAGTGGTAGCTGTATTGGACGGCGGTATAGATACTTTGCATGAAGATCTGAAAGCAAACTTATGGCGCAATATAAATGAGAGGCCGGGTGATGTAGATGTGGATGGAAACGGCTATAAGGGCGATGTGCTGGGCTGGAACTTTCTGGGCGGGCCTACCGGCCAGGTTACAATTGAAGCTACAGAGGTGCAGCGTATTTATTTTAAATATAAATCGCAGTTCGAAAACGTAAAGAACGAGCAGGATTTAAAGAAGAAGGACCGGAAGTTATACCAGCAATGGCTGTTCGCTAAAAAGAACTTGACAAAAAAAGACTCTGTACCACCAGTTGATTACCGTGGCCAGCAGGTGAAAGACGATTATTCCAATATTAAAGACCGTTTTTACGGAAATGCAAACCTGATGGGCGATCCTTATTTTCACGGTACGCACGTGGCTGGCATTATTGGTGCCGAGCGTGGCAATGGTAAGGGAATGGACGGCATAGCCGATGCAGTGAAACTGATGGGGATCCGTGTGGTGCCTAACGGTGATGAATACGATAAAGATGTGGCATTGGGCATCAGGTATGCGGTAGACAACGGCGCTCAGATTGTGAATATGAGTTTCGGTAAAAAGATTTCGCCAGACCGTAAAATGGTTGAAGATGCAATCAGATATGCAGAGAAGAAAGGTGTATTGCTGATCAATGCCGCGGGTAACGATGGCGTTAATGTAGATAGCCTGCCGCATTATCCAACCCCCTTCTATATGAAAGGCGATAAAAAATTCCCGAATATGATCACCGTAGGTGCAAGTGGACAAACTGAGGCTGCTCTGATTGCACCATTCAGTAACTACGGCGATAAAACTGTAGACGTGTTTGCACCCGGAGTAGCCATTTATGCCACATTGCCAGAGAACAAGTACCAGCCATTGTCGGGTACCAGTATGGCAACCCCTGTGGTTGCTGGTATAGCCGCCCTGATTAAAAGCTATTACCCGGAACTTACTGCGAAACAGCTTAAACAGATCATCGAGGAAACGGTTACCAAAATTGATTTCCCGGTTACCAAACCCAAGTCGAAAGGCCAGAAAGTAGCCATGACCGAACTTTGTAAAACCGGAGGGATTGTAAATGCTTATGCTGCACTGCAAATGGCAGAGCAGATGAGTAAAGCCAACTGA
- a CDS encoding RNA polymerase sigma factor has product MTGYSEIPDADLAALLRESDKAAFTEIYNRYKGALYVYACKIVKEEDLAEDLVQEIFISLWDKRETVVFRTAVSAYLFTALRYKFFDWVDKQKVRADYAASLQVFIDQGEWVTDNHIAEKELLSFVDRQIEMLPEKMRNVFLLSYKENLSFKEIGERLNISDKTAQNQANTALKILRTKLGTFAVLFFIFH; this is encoded by the coding sequence ATGACAGGCTACAGTGAAATTCCTGATGCGGATCTTGCTGCTTTACTAAGGGAAAGTGACAAGGCCGCATTTACCGAGATTTATAACCGGTATAAAGGCGCACTCTATGTATATGCCTGCAAAATTGTGAAAGAAGAGGACCTGGCCGAAGACCTTGTTCAGGAAATTTTCATCTCTTTATGGGACAAACGCGAAACGGTGGTTTTTAGGACCGCCGTTTCTGCTTATTTATTTACTGCCCTGCGCTACAAATTCTTTGATTGGGTAGATAAGCAAAAGGTCAGGGCCGATTATGCCGCCTCACTGCAGGTTTTTATAGACCAGGGCGAATGGGTAACCGATAACCATATCGCTGAAAAAGAGCTGCTGAGTTTTGTAGACCGGCAGATTGAAATGCTGCCCGAAAAAATGCGTAATGTTTTTTTACTCAGTTATAAAGAGAACCTTAGTTTTAAAGAAATTGGCGAACGTTTAAATATTTCTGATAAAACCGCCCAAAACCAGGCAAATACTGCGTTAAAAATACTAAGGACCAAACTGGGTACTTTTGCCGTCCTGTTTTTTATTTTTCATTAA
- a CDS encoding RagB/SusD family nutrient uptake outer membrane protein, producing MKKNIIFILCCSVMMLQYSCKKTLSALPENAKVDANTILDQKTAEVALKGAYYLLYNIPFRGTNTTCWDTHQWQPAYYAGYLTGASENPEEENRYTEAYTTNAIWEESYLTINAANGIINRVEMLPDNKFTGNRKNGILGEARFLRAYSHFKLLSYYAEWFKRDSPHGILIRDVLANLSNISKAKSSVKDSYDFILADLDFAIAKAPADNPNYYAGKWAAMALKMRVLMSSGRQTDYTSVIGIANELIQNGPYQLEANPKDIFRSKGLSSKEVIMGIKPQPNQENDPYNLSIYYSYYTAQITVGHAATKQLRALFTADDPRGNWVTGAEVPNNDKPGSCFFSKYIAVNAKPTIVSETSYAFRLSEVYLLKAEAISRSNGSITEAKDILKKIMGQAGVTDFTTISNISTHEALQLELFYEITRSLVGEDGQEWMALLRLPFSTVKTLKPSITNQAQYILPIPTNEFLTNPAIGPQNPGYNK from the coding sequence ATGAAAAAGAACATTATATTCATCCTTTGCTGTAGCGTAATGATGCTGCAGTACAGCTGCAAAAAAACACTAAGTGCTTTGCCCGAGAATGCCAAGGTAGATGCGAATACCATACTGGATCAAAAAACGGCCGAAGTAGCCTTAAAAGGTGCATATTATCTGCTTTACAATATCCCTTTTCGTGGTACCAATACCACCTGCTGGGATACCCATCAATGGCAGCCGGCCTATTATGCAGGTTACCTCACCGGTGCATCAGAAAATCCGGAAGAAGAAAACCGGTATACGGAGGCCTATACCACAAATGCGATCTGGGAAGAGTCTTACCTAACCATCAATGCCGCAAACGGCATCATCAACAGGGTCGAGATGCTGCCCGATAACAAATTTACAGGGAACCGTAAAAACGGAATTCTGGGAGAGGCCCGTTTTTTAAGGGCATATTCCCATTTTAAATTGCTGAGCTATTATGCAGAATGGTTTAAGCGTGACAGCCCGCATGGCATTTTAATACGCGACGTGCTGGCTAACCTCAGTAACATCTCTAAGGCAAAGAGCAGTGTAAAAGACAGCTATGATTTTATCCTGGCCGACCTGGATTTTGCAATTGCCAAGGCACCTGCTGACAACCCGAATTATTATGCAGGCAAATGGGCTGCAATGGCCCTGAAGATGAGGGTGCTGATGAGCAGCGGGCGGCAAACCGATTATACCAGTGTTATTGGTATTGCCAATGAACTGATCCAGAATGGCCCTTATCAGTTGGAAGCCAATCCAAAGGATATTTTCAGAAGCAAAGGCCTGAGCAGTAAAGAGGTGATAATGGGGATAAAACCCCAGCCAAATCAGGAGAACGACCCTTATAACCTGAGCATCTATTATTCTTATTATACCGCGCAGATTACCGTAGGACATGCTGCTACAAAGCAGCTCAGGGCACTGTTTACCGCAGATGATCCCCGTGGCAACTGGGTTACCGGTGCCGAGGTACCCAATAATGACAAACCGGGGTCCTGTTTTTTCAGCAAATACATTGCCGTAAATGCAAAACCTACCATTGTTTCCGAGACCTCCTATGCATTCCGTTTATCTGAAGTTTACCTGCTTAAAGCTGAAGCCATATCCCGCTCAAACGGCAGCATTACTGAGGCTAAAGATATACTTAAAAAGATCATGGGGCAGGCCGGGGTTACTGATTTTACGACCATCAGTAACATCAGTACGCATGAAGCCCTGCAGCTGGAACTGTTTTATGAAATTACGAGAAGTTTAGTAGGAGAGGACGGGCAGGAATGGATGGCATTGCTGCGCTTGCCTTTTTCTACAGTGAAGACATTAAAGCCAAGCATTACCAACCAGGCCCAGTATATTTTACCTATCCCTACCAACGAGTTTCTCACCAATCCGGCAATAGGCCCTCAAAATCCGGGATACAATAAATAA
- a CDS encoding SRPBCC family protein — protein MNTQQTHLKLHSGKFSIEKQHYENIGLNERMVSMLLGGVLMSRGIRKPLRGTFLYGAYLAYRAFTGRCFIYEKLGIDASKPHAINIRGEFVIERPANQVYAYWRNLNNLPGSIEHLLNVEMVDESLSRWKSNVMGNLFALDWEAEIVKDEPGRLIGWRSAPGTLIHHVGRVEFAASADGQSTLLKIVLSYHPPAGGVGLGLAKLLNPYFETLLKKEIKSFKHVIERRSPALNGTANY, from the coding sequence ATGAATACTCAACAAACCCACCTCAAACTGCATTCCGGAAAATTCTCTATCGAAAAACAGCATTATGAGAACATTGGCTTAAATGAACGCATGGTATCGATGCTCTTAGGTGGTGTATTGATGAGCCGTGGGATAAGAAAACCGCTGAGGGGAACTTTTCTTTATGGTGCCTACCTTGCCTATCGCGCTTTTACTGGCAGGTGCTTCATCTACGAGAAACTTGGAATCGATGCCAGTAAACCTCACGCCATCAACATCAGGGGCGAGTTTGTGATCGAAAGACCTGCAAACCAGGTTTATGCTTACTGGCGCAACCTGAACAATTTACCCGGCAGCATTGAACACCTGCTAAATGTAGAGATGGTTGATGAAAGCCTCTCCCGCTGGAAATCAAATGTAATGGGCAACCTGTTTGCCCTCGATTGGGAAGCAGAGATTGTGAAGGATGAACCTGGTCGGCTGATTGGCTGGAGATCCGCCCCGGGCACACTTATACACCACGTTGGCCGGGTAGAATTTGCAGCATCTGCCGACGGGCAAAGTACTTTATTAAAGATCGTGCTTTCTTATCACCCACCTGCAGGCGGTGTGGGGCTCGGACTGGCCAAACTCTTAAACCCTTATTTTGAAACCTTGCTGAAAAAAGAGATCAAAAGTTTCAAACATGTCATAGAAAGGCGCAGTCCTGCACTCAATGGTACAGCGAATTATTAA
- a CDS encoding DUF5362 family protein, translating into MENFEERGREPEEEVVQEAEQLVVTEEIRSYIYETAKWTRFLSIVGLVFSAFLALMAFSANGLIEGLATAAPSSPLVQLGTTFLTVYFLCISLMLFYPSFLLFKYSNAANTAVLYADQENFTVAMKKMKSVFKFWGIVTIVILALNVISVLLAILAKVGTA; encoded by the coding sequence ATGGAAAATTTTGAAGAGCGAGGGCGAGAGCCGGAGGAAGAGGTAGTACAAGAAGCGGAACAGCTGGTAGTAACAGAAGAAATCAGGAGCTATATTTATGAAACCGCAAAATGGACCAGGTTTTTATCTATCGTAGGCTTGGTTTTTTCGGCATTTCTGGCATTGATGGCTTTCAGTGCAAATGGATTAATTGAAGGGTTGGCTACGGCAGCACCCAGCAGTCCGCTGGTACAGCTGGGTACTACCTTTTTAACGGTGTATTTCTTGTGCATCTCGCTGATGCTGTTTTACCCAAGCTTTTTATTGTTTAAATATTCCAATGCAGCAAATACAGCGGTGTTGTATGCTGATCAGGAAAATTTTACAGTGGCCATGAAAAAGATGAAATCTGTGTTTAAATTCTGGGGTATTGTTACCATAGTGATCCTTGCGCTAAATGTGATCAGCGTGTTGCTGGCCATCCTGGCAAAAGTAGGTACAGCTTAA
- the ychF gene encoding redox-regulated ATPase YchF yields the protein MALQCGIVGLPNVGKSTLFNCLSNAKAQAANFPFCTIEPNIGVITVPDERLTKLAELVKPNRIVPNTIEIVDIAGLVKGASKGEGLGNQFLGNIRATNAIIHVLRCFDDGNVIHVDGSVDPIRDKEIIDTELQLKDLDTVTKRIQKVEKMAKTDKDAKRTFDILSVIKTHLESGKSARSAAVTAEDFEYIQELGLLTQKPVMYVCNVDEGSVINGNAYVDRVKEAVKDDNAEVLVISAKIESEIAELDSYEERQEFLADLGLTESGVNKLIVAAYRLLDLYTYFTAGVQEVRAWTITKGFTAPQAAGVIHTDFEKGFIRAEVIKYNDYISLGSENACKDAGKLGVEGKTYVVEDGDIMHFRFNV from the coding sequence ATGGCATTACAATGTGGTATAGTTGGTTTACCAAATGTTGGAAAATCTACATTATTTAACTGTTTATCTAACGCAAAAGCTCAGGCTGCTAATTTCCCTTTCTGCACCATTGAACCCAATATCGGGGTAATTACCGTACCAGACGAAAGGCTGACGAAACTAGCCGAACTGGTGAAACCAAACCGTATTGTGCCTAACACCATAGAAATCGTTGACATTGCAGGTCTGGTAAAAGGTGCTTCAAAAGGTGAGGGATTGGGCAACCAGTTTTTAGGGAACATCAGGGCTACCAATGCTATTATCCATGTATTGCGTTGTTTCGACGATGGTAATGTGATCCACGTAGACGGCTCAGTTGATCCGATCCGTGATAAAGAGATCATTGATACTGAGTTGCAGCTTAAAGATCTGGATACCGTTACCAAACGTATCCAGAAAGTAGAAAAAATGGCCAAGACCGACAAGGATGCCAAAAGGACTTTCGATATACTAAGTGTAATTAAAACACACCTGGAAAGTGGAAAATCTGCACGTTCAGCAGCAGTAACTGCCGAAGATTTCGAATACATACAGGAACTCGGCCTGTTGACACAAAAACCTGTAATGTACGTATGTAACGTAGATGAAGGCTCAGTGATCAATGGAAATGCTTACGTAGACCGCGTTAAGGAAGCGGTAAAAGACGACAATGCCGAAGTACTGGTGATCTCCGCCAAAATAGAATCGGAAATTGCTGAACTAGACAGTTATGAAGAACGCCAGGAATTCCTGGCCGACCTTGGTTTAACTGAATCGGGCGTAAACAAACTGATTGTTGCCGCTTACCGTCTGCTGGACCTGTATACCTATTTTACAGCAGGGGTACAGGAAGTAAGGGCCTGGACCATCACCAAAGGATTTACAGCACCTCAGGCTGCTGGTGTTATCCACACCGATTTTGAAAAAGGCTTTATCCGTGCCGAGGTAATTAAATATAATGACTATATCAGCCTTGGATCAGAAAATGCCTGTAAGGATGCAGGTAAGCTGGGGGTGGAAGGAAAAACCTATGTGGTGGAAGATGGGGACATCATGCACTTCAGGTTTAATGTTTAA
- a CDS encoding FecR family protein, protein MMDKYRAKALISKYKQGTATEKERLLIEQWFLADLEESACVPDRERIDAADRRISAHLQQHIGAVKPAGQRLWFRVAGVAAVVAMAFGIWFYAIRPFAGESGAPRNYANDIQPGKHTATLTLADGRTLALSDAKSGLVIDVSNLKYNDGTDVESAVKEGASFAKETMTISTPLGGTYQVALPDGTKIWLNAGSSLKFSAAWKGQPERKVWLSGEGYFEVAKTARHSSFIVVTAKQQVEVLGTHFNISSYADEHHTATTLLEGSVRVSSALPGVPDDVVLKPNQQSVLTNNNRITVKTVDTEQAVAWKNGLFIFNDEPLHQIMKQIARWYNVKVVYEGVDENKKFGGSISRAGQLSKVLRQLEKTGGVQFEVQERRVIVMK, encoded by the coding sequence ATGATGGATAAATACCGGGCCAAAGCACTGATTTCAAAATACAAACAGGGGACAGCCACTGAAAAAGAACGGCTGCTGATAGAACAATGGTTCCTGGCAGATCTTGAAGAAAGTGCCTGTGTGCCGGACAGGGAAAGGATTGACGCGGCCGATCGCCGGATCAGTGCGCATCTGCAGCAGCATATTGGTGCTGTAAAGCCTGCAGGCCAGCGGCTGTGGTTCCGTGTTGCCGGAGTGGCCGCAGTAGTGGCGATGGCTTTTGGCATATGGTTTTACGCCATCAGGCCTTTTGCCGGGGAAAGCGGAGCTCCGCGGAACTATGCCAACGACATTCAGCCCGGGAAGCATACTGCAACATTGACACTGGCCGACGGCAGGACACTCGCGCTCAGCGACGCAAAAAGCGGGCTTGTTATTGATGTTTCGAACCTGAAGTATAATGACGGGACTGATGTGGAGTCCGCTGTTAAGGAGGGGGCATCATTCGCTAAAGAAACCATGACCATCAGTACCCCGCTTGGCGGGACTTACCAGGTTGCGTTGCCCGACGGCACTAAGATCTGGCTAAATGCAGGTTCTTCTCTTAAATTCTCTGCCGCATGGAAAGGGCAGCCAGAGCGTAAGGTCTGGTTAAGTGGTGAGGGCTATTTTGAAGTAGCCAAAACAGCCCGCCACAGCTCTTTTATTGTGGTAACAGCAAAACAGCAGGTAGAGGTACTGGGCACCCACTTCAACATCAGCAGCTACGCTGATGAACACCATACCGCAACTACGTTGCTTGAGGGCTCGGTGCGGGTTTCGTCAGCCCTCCCTGGGGTTCCGGATGATGTGGTACTTAAACCCAATCAGCAATCTGTTTTAACAAATAACAACCGGATTACTGTAAAAACTGTAGATACTGAGCAGGCTGTTGCCTGGAAAAACGGGCTCTTTATTTTTAATGATGAACCCCTCCACCAGATCATGAAACAAATTGCAAGGTGGTATAACGTAAAAGTCGTTTACGAGGGTGTAGATGAAAATAAAAAATTTGGAGGCAGCATTTCCAGGGCGGGGCAGTTGTCAAAAGTACTCAGGCAGTTGGAAAAAACCGGTGGCGTGCAGTTTGAGGTCCAGGAAAGGAGGGTCATTGTCATGAAATAA
- a CDS encoding TonB-dependent receptor — protein sequence MNFNQLCRHVVPIVKPRQLPVIAHARFGAGRTSNREWIMRINLIITMMTLCLVQVYAGTYAQNITLQKDKMGLKEIFLEIRKQTGYTVVYETELISNAAAVKADFVNVPLRKVLTQVLEPQGLAFFIEDKAISVQKKEKNMVDKLYDFLAVAEIKGTVLDEQNEPLPNVTIQLKGTNIKTHSGKNGTFIIQAPVEGMLVFSYVGYVSRELPARPGMTITMAPELNKLNDLVVVGYGSTRRKDLTGAVASVDMKEVSNVPFVSLDNALTGKAAGVQVVQGDGSPGGVAKIRIRGGASLLGGNDPLYIIDGVPVTVQNSYLKTSAEIINPVEATLRNEAGLLNGTSVSGSFARGINSLGGININDIESVDILKDASATAIYGSKAANGVVIITTKKGKLNQKPILEANYYTGITSPVKEKLLNKDEYIMVMKEAAKNFNDIRAEIGRQPNAIATSILTDPNFFGSNNTDWLDLTLRNAVSQNADISVRGGGAGSTYYTSLAYMKQNGAVLGSDFSRVAGKINLDNSITKKLRLITNLDYGFSKNNISNGVYSHALLAPPTIAPYNADGSIRVFTNKDLGTGASEAFLSRHQNPLALLSATNEGKTTSLIGSLSLEYEILQDLKFKSTVSVNHSNYHQLNYAPGMVNVGSKNGQTSSQGGIATQGQTETNTVFIENTFTWNKQFDEENRLNLLVGTSFEKNRFNSFSASGQGFPDDDFLNGLSSAAIPLAPFNASGQNALLSFYIRGNYAWKEKYLLTFTARSDASSKFPAENRVGYFPSGGLAWRLSQENFMKKASWIDDLKLRASIGYTGTQNIGNNLFYTLYTPTSFGGENALIPTQLGNNTIKWESTLQKDLGLDFSLFKSRLSGSFGYYEKIASGVLFNTPVGTSSGFKNVIANVANIKNRGLELDLRAEFIAKKDFQWSGGLNISRNRSKVLKLSNVSPDPSNPGVYIFGNAVLKIGEPLGLLYGVPQQGTLKNQAEVDAYKEVNMLYQYGINPYLGIGYSKFELDKDGYYKRDIIGRAEPDFYGGYTNTFTYRNFSLTSLFTFSYGGDILYLRDALNKQANNLTNRGKSILNRWTPENPTSDRPRLVYLVSAENMTPASNDVYDASYIKLKSVTLNYQLPKSLLNKLKISQCSVYLSGINLFAITKYPGADPEVGDDPYSIIGGYSDVAAYPAVRQYSAGIRLGF from the coding sequence ATGAATTTTAACCAACTATGCAGGCATGTTGTGCCAATAGTTAAACCTAGGCAATTGCCGGTGATTGCCCATGCCCGTTTCGGCGCAGGCAGGACCAGCAACAGAGAATGGATTATGCGGATTAACTTAATCATTACAATGATGACCCTCTGCCTGGTGCAGGTTTACGCAGGAACATATGCGCAAAACATCACACTGCAAAAGGACAAGATGGGCTTAAAAGAAATTTTTCTGGAGATCAGGAAACAGACCGGCTATACCGTAGTTTACGAAACTGAACTCATCAGTAATGCTGCTGCAGTAAAAGCAGATTTTGTAAACGTGCCATTGAGAAAAGTACTGACACAGGTTCTGGAACCACAAGGCCTTGCTTTTTTTATTGAGGATAAGGCCATTTCAGTACAAAAAAAGGAAAAGAATATGGTAGATAAGCTCTACGACTTTCTTGCGGTGGCAGAAATTAAAGGTACTGTACTTGACGAGCAGAACGAGCCGCTTCCCAATGTGACCATACAATTAAAGGGTACAAACATAAAAACCCATTCCGGTAAGAATGGTACTTTTATCATTCAGGCACCTGTGGAAGGAATGCTGGTATTTTCTTATGTGGGATACGTAAGCCGTGAATTGCCTGCCAGACCGGGGATGACCATTACCATGGCCCCAGAGCTCAATAAGCTGAACGACCTGGTGGTGGTAGGTTACGGCAGTACCCGTAGAAAGGACCTGACCGGCGCCGTGGCTTCGGTTGACATGAAGGAAGTAAGCAATGTACCTTTTGTAAGTCTGGATAATGCCCTTACCGGTAAAGCCGCAGGTGTACAGGTAGTACAGGGCGATGGATCACCAGGTGGGGTAGCCAAGATCCGTATTCGCGGTGGCGCTTCCTTACTGGGTGGGAATGACCCGCTTTATATTATCGATGGTGTGCCCGTTACAGTTCAGAACAGTTACCTGAAAACATCGGCCGAGATCATTAACCCGGTAGAGGCCACCCTTCGCAACGAAGCAGGGCTTCTGAATGGGACCAGTGTTTCAGGCTCTTTTGCAAGGGGAATCAATAGTCTGGGCGGTATCAACATCAATGATATCGAAAGTGTCGATATCCTCAAAGATGCTTCCGCTACAGCGATTTATGGTTCTAAAGCGGCAAATGGTGTAGTCATCATTACCACTAAAAAAGGAAAACTGAACCAGAAACCTATACTTGAAGCCAATTACTACACGGGCATTACCAGTCCGGTTAAAGAAAAACTGCTGAATAAGGACGAGTATATTATGGTGATGAAAGAAGCTGCCAAAAATTTCAATGACATCAGGGCAGAAATTGGCAGGCAGCCTAATGCGATTGCTACCAGCATTTTAACAGACCCTAATTTCTTTGGGAGCAACAATACCGACTGGCTCGACCTTACCTTAAGAAATGCCGTAAGCCAGAATGCAGATATATCTGTGCGGGGCGGTGGTGCAGGTTCTACCTATTATACTTCTCTGGCGTACATGAAGCAAAATGGTGCAGTTTTGGGCTCTGATTTCAGCAGGGTTGCCGGAAAAATTAACCTCGATAATTCCATCACCAAAAAACTGCGGCTCATTACCAACCTGGACTATGGGTTTTCCAAAAACAACATCAGCAACGGGGTGTACTCACATGCTTTACTGGCGCCGCCAACAATTGCCCCCTATAATGCCGATGGCAGTATCCGCGTATTTACAAATAAAGACCTTGGAACAGGGGCTTCCGAGGCTTTCCTGTCCAGGCATCAGAATCCGCTGGCGCTGCTAAGCGCCACCAACGAGGGTAAAACGACTTCATTGATCGGCTCTTTATCTTTGGAATATGAAATACTGCAGGACCTGAAATTTAAAAGTACCGTATCGGTAAACCACAGCAATTATCACCAGCTCAATTACGCCCCGGGTATGGTAAATGTAGGGAGTAAAAACGGACAAACCAGCTCCCAGGGAGGGATTGCCACACAAGGGCAGACGGAAACCAACACCGTATTCATAGAAAATACTTTTACCTGGAACAAGCAGTTCGATGAGGAGAACCGCCTGAATTTACTGGTGGGTACGTCATTTGAAAAGAACCGCTTCAATTCCTTTTCTGCAAGCGGGCAAGGCTTCCCTGATGATGATTTTTTGAATGGCCTGTCATCTGCCGCCATACCATTGGCCCCCTTTAATGCATCAGGACAAAATGCACTGCTCAGTTTTTATATAAGGGGCAATTATGCCTGGAAAGAAAAATACCTGCTTACTTTTACCGCAAGGTCTGATGCGTCCTCTAAGTTTCCTGCTGAGAACAGAGTAGGTTATTTTCCTTCGGGAGGACTGGCCTGGAGGCTTTCACAGGAGAATTTTATGAAGAAAGCCAGCTGGATAGATGACCTGAAACTGAGGGCCAGTATAGGTTATACCGGTACACAAAATATTGGTAACAATCTTTTTTACACGTTATATACACCTACCTCATTTGGAGGCGAAAATGCATTGATCCCCACACAACTGGGCAACAATACCATCAAATGGGAGTCAACCCTGCAGAAAGACCTTGGGCTGGACTTCTCCCTGTTCAAATCCAGGCTATCCGGAAGTTTTGGTTATTACGAGAAAATTGCGAGCGGCGTATTGTTCAATACACCGGTGGGTACCAGTTCCGGTTTTAAGAATGTGATTGCCAACGTGGCGAACATTAAAAATAGGGGCTTAGAACTGGATCTTCGTGCAGAGTTTATCGCTAAAAAGGACTTTCAGTGGTCGGGCGGGCTTAACATTTCCCGCAACAGGTCTAAAGTGCTTAAGCTTTCCAATGTATCGCCCGATCCGTCGAACCCGGGGGTTTATATTTTTGGAAATGCTGTGCTGAAAATCGGTGAACCTTTAGGCCTTTTATATGGCGTTCCGCAACAGGGAACATTGAAAAACCAGGCAGAAGTAGATGCTTATAAGGAAGTGAACATGCTATACCAGTATGGCATTAATCCTTATCTGGGTATTGGTTACAGTAAATTTGAACTGGATAAGGATGGTTATTATAAAAGAGATATTATAGGGCGTGCAGAACCCGATTTTTATGGGGGTTATACCAACACCTTTACCTACAGGAATTTCAGCCTTACTTCCTTGTTTACGTTTTCTTACGGTGGAGATATCCTGTACCTGCGCGATGCGCTCAATAAGCAGGCAAATAACCTGACCAACAGGGGGAAAAGCATCCTTAACCGCTGGACGCCAGAAAACCCAACATCTGATCGTCCACGCCTGGTCTACCTGGTCTCAGCTGAAAACATGACACCGGCAAGTAATGACGTGTACGATGCTTCTTACATCAAGCTCAAGTCCGTTACCTTAAATTACCAATTGCCTAAATCACTGTTAAATAAACTGAAGATCAGCCAGTGCTCTGTATACCTGTCGGGAATCAACCTGTTTGCCATTACAAAATATCCAGGCGCCGATCCTGAGGTGGGCGACGATCCGTACAGCATTATTGGGGGGTATTCAGATGTAGCTGCCTACCCTGCGGTACGTCAGTACAGCGCAGGTATACGTTTGGGGTTTTAA